The proteins below come from a single Miscanthus floridulus cultivar M001 chromosome 1, ASM1932011v1, whole genome shotgun sequence genomic window:
- the LOC136504593 gene encoding uncharacterized protein, with product MDPKHSAEVSKHLDKQNQALMETYRAMSHELHKLQIEEETIMRKLYELMSAEGLLPKRKKEKQQGENVVGSTLESKEQEP from the exons ATGGATCCGAAGCATTCGGCTGAAGTGTCCAA GCATTTGGACAAGCAAAATCAAGCACTAATGGAAACATACCGAGCAATGTCACATGAGTTGCATAAACTGCAG ATAGAAGAAGAGACAATCATGCGCAAGTTGTATGAACTGATGTCCGCGGAAGGGCTTCTTCCAAAG CGCAAGAAAGAAAAGCAACAGGGCGAAAATGTTGTGGGATCAACTCTGGAGAGCAAAGAACAGGAACCATAA